In Bacteriovorax stolpii, a single genomic region encodes these proteins:
- a CDS encoding S8 family peptidase, translating to MKFKILMCLSLSLLNVDAFAKAAKLNYVPGEILVKYKSSVSANNQKISIEREGHKRLARYNRGLVRVKLVSQTDMKQAILDFKNDPDVEYAQPNYIYKALAVPNDPRYGQLWGLKNTAQTITTAGGKDTPSSTNNPGVAGRDMQAEYAWNTITDCSSVTVAVLDTGINYNNSDLSSNMWNGGGSYPNHGYDYVDNDNDPMDLSGHGTHVAGTIGARGNNGVGSTGVCWRSSLMAVRVLGTTGSGTSAGIVAGIYFAVDNGAKVINMSLGGDSYDAAYSAAIDYAQNHGVLIVAAAGNDGTNNESLPMYPCNFTQANVICVAALTQNYSLASFSNYGTTSVDVGAPGVNIVSTWPGTNASVSDSLTSGWNFTSTAGSPWAYKSLNFGSPTACLVNPSNYNYSSARYVNNNDARAWKAFSISSSVAAATVNFYAMYDLENNADYVTINKKAGSGDPMSGGTVLDSFTGSTDGYALPQEYDLSSHIGSTVSVGFNLLTDSSGTDLGANISVFSIDTLTLNTTSYNVISGTSMAAPHVAGVAAMIFAYNPDYTYEEVAKSIKMGGTAQSSLTGKTVTGRSVSAVGALNYIQAPLGGAANILP from the coding sequence ATGAAATTTAAAATACTGATGTGCCTGTCATTGAGTTTGTTAAATGTGGATGCTTTTGCCAAAGCGGCCAAACTTAATTATGTCCCAGGGGAAATCCTGGTGAAGTATAAATCTTCAGTCTCTGCAAACAATCAGAAAATTTCTATTGAAAGAGAAGGGCACAAAAGACTGGCCCGCTACAATCGTGGTCTGGTCCGAGTCAAACTAGTCAGTCAGACAGATATGAAGCAGGCGATTTTAGATTTTAAAAATGACCCGGATGTTGAATACGCTCAGCCTAATTATATCTATAAAGCTTTAGCTGTTCCCAATGACCCTCGTTACGGCCAACTTTGGGGATTAAAAAATACGGCACAAACAATTACGACGGCCGGTGGAAAAGATACTCCTTCAAGCACTAACAACCCTGGTGTTGCCGGAAGAGATATGCAGGCGGAGTACGCCTGGAACACAATCACCGATTGTTCTTCTGTCACTGTGGCAGTTCTGGATACGGGAATCAATTACAACAACTCAGACCTTTCATCTAATATGTGGAATGGTGGTGGATCGTATCCTAACCACGGCTATGACTATGTTGATAACGATAACGATCCAATGGATTTAAGTGGTCACGGTACACACGTGGCCGGAACGATTGGGGCGCGCGGAAACAACGGTGTGGGATCAACCGGAGTGTGCTGGCGATCAAGCTTGATGGCCGTGAGAGTTTTAGGAACTACTGGAAGTGGTACATCGGCCGGCATTGTGGCCGGAATTTATTTTGCGGTTGATAATGGGGCCAAAGTCATCAATATGAGTTTGGGTGGAGACAGCTATGATGCTGCTTACAGTGCAGCGATTGATTACGCTCAAAACCATGGAGTGTTAATTGTAGCGGCAGCAGGAAATGATGGAACTAACAACGAATCACTTCCGATGTACCCATGCAACTTCACTCAGGCCAACGTTATTTGCGTGGCCGCCTTAACTCAGAATTATTCACTGGCCTCTTTTTCAAACTATGGAACAACAAGTGTTGATGTCGGTGCTCCCGGTGTGAATATTGTCAGCACATGGCCGGGAACAAATGCTTCAGTGTCAGATTCATTGACCAGCGGATGGAATTTTACCAGCACTGCGGGAAGTCCATGGGCCTATAAATCACTTAACTTTGGTTCGCCGACGGCCTGTCTGGTGAATCCGTCAAATTATAATTACTCGAGCGCGAGATATGTTAACAACAATGATGCCAGAGCATGGAAAGCTTTCTCTATCAGCTCATCTGTTGCAGCAGCGACAGTTAATTTCTATGCCATGTATGATTTGGAAAATAACGCTGACTACGTGACGATTAATAAAAAAGCAGGCTCTGGAGATCCGATGTCAGGGGGAACTGTGCTTGATTCTTTTACGGGATCAACAGATGGTTATGCGCTTCCTCAAGAATACGACTTGAGCTCACACATCGGCTCGACAGTGAGTGTGGGGTTTAATCTTTTAACTGATAGTTCTGGAACTGATTTAGGTGCCAATATCAGTGTCTTTTCAATTGATACACTGACGTTAAATACGACCAGCTACAATGTTATCAGCGGAACTTCGATGGCCGCACCTCATGTGGCCGGAGTGGCAGCAATGATTTTTGCTTACAATCCAGATTACACTTACGAGGAAGTCGCGAAGTCAATTAAGATGGGTGGGACAGCTCAATCCTCTTTGACCGGAAAGACAGTAACCGGCCGATCGGTGAGTGCAGTGGGTGCACTAAATTACATCCAGGCCCCTCTTGGTGGAGCGGCCAATATCCTTCCATAA
- a CDS encoding Hsp20 family protein — MKKWILLCALMSANAFAQTSADDQFQRQIDEIMKAREEMLKSLMDDSNMGEFENRMREMMKRFAGPDFDMSDFESPVIGQYDWVVTDTQKILKLKVQQAKDHPLDIKIEQGMIKIKGDVVATQGTGKNKSTRKTSFERSFSLPDDVDQTNPEFENKDGEVLIKFKRLAIGKSSSKSSSPTSKVKVKGEEAPKNDRVPVTPANDDLKI, encoded by the coding sequence ATGAAAAAATGGATTTTACTCTGTGCCCTTATGAGCGCCAATGCTTTTGCTCAAACATCTGCTGATGATCAGTTTCAGCGCCAGATTGATGAGATTATGAAAGCGCGCGAAGAAATGCTTAAGTCGCTGATGGATGACTCTAATATGGGTGAGTTCGAAAACCGTATGCGCGAAATGATGAAACGTTTTGCCGGCCCTGATTTTGATATGTCTGATTTTGAATCACCTGTAATCGGCCAGTACGACTGGGTGGTGACGGACACACAAAAAATTTTAAAACTCAAAGTCCAGCAGGCCAAAGATCATCCACTCGATATTAAAATTGAGCAAGGGATGATCAAGATTAAAGGGGACGTTGTTGCCACTCAGGGGACAGGGAAAAATAAGTCGACTAGAAAGACCAGCTTTGAGCGCAGTTTCTCTTTACCTGACGATGTCGATCAAACAAACCCAGAGTTTGAAAATAAAGATGGAGAAGTGCTGATTAAGTTCAAGCGCTTAGCTATCGGAAAGAGCTCTTCTAAGAGTTCGTCGCCAACGAGTAAGGTCAAAGTAAAGGGTGAAGAAGCTCCAAAAAATGACCGCGTCCCTGTGACTCCAGCAAATGATGACCTGAAAATCTAG
- a CDS encoding NGG1p interacting factor NIF3 produces MHKLTFYVPVDSAEKVKSALFAAGVGKIGNYDSCSFETRGVGQFRALKGANPTIGNVGVIEKVEELRVEMVMDDTIVKEAVMALKKAHPYETVAYDVIKCVEV; encoded by the coding sequence ATGCACAAATTAACTTTTTATGTTCCAGTAGATTCAGCTGAGAAAGTAAAGTCCGCCTTATTTGCTGCCGGTGTAGGAAAGATTGGCAACTATGACTCATGCTCTTTTGAAACCAGAGGTGTCGGCCAATTCAGGGCCCTCAAGGGCGCAAATCCAACTATTGGAAACGTGGGCGTTATAGAAAAAGTTGAAGAGCTTAGGGTTGAAATGGTAATGGATGATACTATAGTTAAAGAAGCAGTGATGGCCTTAAAAAAAGCTCATCCCTATGAGACTGTGGCCTATGATGTGATAAAATGTGTAGAGGTCTAA
- a CDS encoding FKBP-type peptidyl-prolyl cis-trans isomerase: MKKVLLLALVGAMAFGCSKGKDPKTEEEKTFYAIGTMFGSRLTQLNMTDAEIDSLTAGLRDAAKGEKQKVDPMAYQQKIQDMFKARMEKQAGEIKKKGIEFLNNFVSKEGATKTASGLAYKVIKEGTGPSPKETDVVKVHYHGTLIDGTVFDSSVERKQEVSFPLNRVIRGWTEGLQTMKVGGKSKFVIPSELAYGDAGAPPKIAGGATLIFEVELLGIEKGQEAAAPAAPAMKKK; encoded by the coding sequence ATGAAAAAGGTGCTATTACTCGCTCTAGTTGGGGCAATGGCCTTTGGATGTTCTAAAGGAAAGGATCCAAAGACTGAAGAAGAAAAAACGTTCTACGCTATCGGGACAATGTTTGGATCACGTTTAACTCAGTTAAACATGACTGACGCAGAAATCGATTCACTTACAGCTGGTCTAAGAGACGCTGCTAAAGGTGAGAAACAAAAAGTTGATCCAATGGCATACCAGCAAAAAATCCAGGATATGTTCAAAGCTAGAATGGAAAAACAAGCTGGCGAAATTAAGAAAAAAGGAATTGAATTCCTAAATAACTTCGTAAGCAAAGAAGGAGCAACTAAAACTGCTTCTGGTCTAGCTTATAAAGTAATCAAAGAAGGAACAGGACCATCACCAAAAGAAACTGACGTTGTAAAAGTTCACTACCATGGAACTTTAATCGACGGAACGGTATTTGATTCTTCTGTTGAAAGAAAACAAGAAGTGTCTTTCCCGCTTAACAGAGTTATCCGTGGATGGACTGAAGGTCTTCAAACTATGAAAGTTGGTGGGAAATCAAAATTCGTTATCCCATCTGAGCTTGCTTACGGCGACGCTGGTGCTCCACCAAAAATCGCTGGTGGTGCAACTCTGATTTTCGAAGTTGAACTTCTTGGAATTGAAAAAGGACAAGAAGCTGCGGCACCAGCTGCTCCAGCAATGAAGAAAAAATAA
- a CDS encoding 5'-nucleotidase, lipoprotein e(P4) family, which yields MKVLTGLLLLTLLSACSGQPTKTNPREYQIGAYLWQQTSGEYRALTYQAYNIAKEKIERELENKHNRKRAVVFDIDETVLDNSFGGANEIKEGLSWKESHFADWVKLKKAVAIPGALDFIKFLVDRQVEVFYISNRRVEMFDDTMTNLVAQGFPVKKQNLMLMGTEHTKEPRRQEVLKKYDIVMLVGDNLTDFHQAFEKKSVAERNALVDQMRSEFGQRFIMLPNPLYGDWERALPADKTRIELLKDEP from the coding sequence ATGAAAGTTCTGACGGGGTTATTGCTTTTAACTCTACTGAGCGCTTGCTCTGGCCAGCCAACAAAAACCAATCCACGCGAGTACCAAATCGGTGCTTATCTGTGGCAACAAACAAGTGGCGAGTACCGTGCGCTTACTTACCAAGCTTACAACATTGCTAAAGAAAAAATTGAACGCGAGCTGGAAAATAAACACAACAGAAAGCGCGCAGTTGTTTTTGATATCGATGAGACAGTTTTAGATAACTCATTCGGTGGAGCAAACGAAATTAAAGAAGGTCTTTCATGGAAAGAAAGTCACTTCGCTGACTGGGTAAAACTTAAAAAAGCGGTAGCGATTCCAGGCGCTCTTGATTTTATCAAGTTCTTAGTTGATCGCCAGGTTGAAGTCTTCTACATCTCAAACAGAAGAGTTGAGATGTTCGACGACACAATGACTAACCTTGTGGCACAGGGTTTTCCAGTTAAAAAACAAAACTTAATGCTCATGGGGACTGAGCACACTAAAGAGCCTAGAAGACAAGAAGTGCTTAAGAAGTACGACATCGTGATGCTGGTTGGGGACAACCTGACGGACTTCCACCAGGCCTTCGAAAAAAAGAGCGTCGCAGAGCGAAATGCGCTTGTTGATCAAATGAGAAGCGAGTTTGGGCAAAGATTTATTATGCTTCCAAATCCTTTGTACGGAGATTGGGAGAGAGCACTGCCTGCGGACAAGACAAGAATTGAGCTTTTAAAAGATGAGCCTTAG
- a CDS encoding ribonuclease H family protein produces MRELKSAYGIFADGACRGNPGPGAWGVLIQDAQGEIILKSSGVDVPTTNNKMELEGVIRGLKGLIEKWIEEGVSDRLSPVFVYSDSKYVTEGITSWVTGWKNRGWKKADGKEPENLELWRELDQLKSRFDTITFHWVKGHAGHPQNEMCDQMCNHALDEAGF; encoded by the coding sequence ATGAGAGAGCTTAAAAGTGCTTATGGTATTTTTGCCGACGGGGCCTGTCGAGGAAACCCGGGGCCCGGGGCCTGGGGTGTGCTGATTCAGGACGCTCAAGGGGAAATTATTTTAAAATCTTCGGGAGTTGATGTTCCTACAACCAACAATAAGATGGAGCTTGAGGGAGTCATCAGAGGCCTTAAGGGACTGATTGAGAAATGGATTGAAGAAGGGGTTTCAGATCGACTGAGCCCGGTTTTTGTTTATAGCGATTCGAAATATGTCACAGAAGGAATTACGAGCTGGGTGACTGGCTGGAAAAACCGCGGATGGAAAAAGGCCGATGGAAAAGAGCCTGAAAATCTGGAACTCTGGCGCGAACTCGATCAGCTTAAATCGCGCTTTGACACTATCACTTTCCACTGGGTCAAAGGACACGCAGGCCACCCGCAAAATGAAATGTGCGACCAAATGTGCAACCACGCCTTAGATGAGGCGGGTTTTTAG
- a CDS encoding 6-pyruvoyl trahydropterin synthase family protein: MKTAFSIRVYKQYFNFASSHFMLFKDGTREPLHGHNYRVQVRGNAPELDDDMVFDFLNIKPIVRKICDSLDHKLLIPKNHPKIIIEDKEKNYNIITPDESVFSIPKTDVLLMPIENTSAERIAAYLAQEIKSAVFAEYKFEFNELEIEVEETPGQSAVYTLLKE, from the coding sequence ATGAAAACAGCATTTTCCATTCGCGTCTATAAACAGTATTTCAACTTCGCTTCTTCGCATTTCATGCTTTTTAAGGATGGAACAAGAGAGCCTCTTCACGGTCACAATTACCGCGTCCAGGTAAGAGGAAACGCTCCGGAGCTTGATGATGACATGGTTTTTGATTTCCTAAACATCAAGCCGATTGTGAGAAAAATCTGTGATTCTCTGGACCACAAACTACTGATCCCAAAAAATCACCCAAAAATTATCATCGAAGATAAAGAAAAGAACTATAATATTATCACTCCTGATGAAAGTGTCTTCAGCATTCCAAAGACAGATGTTCTTTTAATGCCGATTGAAAACACTTCAGCAGAAAGAATTGCTGCCTACCTAGCTCAGGAAATCAAGAGCGCGGTCTTTGCAGAATATAAATTTGAATTCAATGAACTGGAAATCGAAGTCGAAGAAACACCGGGACAATCAGCGGTGTATACACTTTTGAAGGAATAA
- a CDS encoding M14 family zinc carboxypeptidase, translating into MKFIELPHGTSVKGEKIEAWKTSSDAPKYNYILGAVHGDEVEGAHLAKELFKWLKENDELNMPVVVVPVVNVDGYKAGTRVNANGVDLNRNLPSSQWSPEAREAKYFPGKEPLSEPENKFLVELFKKYPPKFIISFHSWYPVINYNGACKEVADFLAQYNKYPIEADFLTHPTPGSLGEFGPQEFKSPVLTFECPVLSETVTLESVWKENEEAFKKLFTTNTIETFKA; encoded by the coding sequence ATGAAATTCATCGAGCTGCCACATGGAACGAGTGTTAAGGGTGAAAAAATCGAAGCATGGAAGACGTCTTCTGATGCTCCAAAGTACAACTACATTTTAGGCGCCGTTCACGGCGACGAAGTCGAAGGTGCTCACCTCGCTAAAGAACTTTTTAAATGGCTAAAAGAAAACGACGAACTGAATATGCCAGTTGTTGTTGTTCCTGTCGTTAACGTTGATGGTTATAAAGCTGGAACGCGTGTAAACGCTAACGGTGTCGACCTCAACCGCAACCTGCCTTCATCTCAGTGGTCTCCAGAGGCGCGCGAAGCTAAATACTTCCCGGGAAAAGAGCCTCTTTCAGAGCCGGAAAACAAATTCCTGGTTGAACTCTTTAAAAAATATCCACCGAAGTTCATCATCAGCTTCCACTCATGGTACCCGGTTATTAACTATAACGGTGCTTGTAAAGAAGTGGCGGATTTCCTGGCCCAATATAACAAATACCCAATCGAAGCAGATTTCTTAACTCACCCAACTCCAGGCTCACTAGGAGAATTTGGACCGCAAGAGTTTAAGTCTCCAGTACTAACGTTTGAATGCCCTGTGCTTTCAGAGACAGTGACTCTTGAGAGTGTGTGGAAAGAAAATGAAGAAGCTTTCAAGAAGCTTTTTACGACTAACACCATCGAAACTTTTAAAGCTTAA
- a CDS encoding ferredoxin produces the protein MSTTYIAMTVAILMGIGLLVGIGALSLLSGALNFLFVRPKIEILKSTLGDNGFAFAFKWDQDAEPVKFDRVRVHLFNPFGSPTEVDITREFDGSDFDFARDVDMGENLKKILTASTLDKATIEVEVTATKDNVTHKQTFKAVDFVAKRNESTQTVEDVASKFVVTKEKPRFEIPERTFISPPLPKTAKQLKMATNPMFAGEFAGAAAGGGAAAPAVENFSISKVWIEPGCIVCDACEAIFPEVFEVTDSTCIIRPGAPLNDGLKVQEAAEACPVEVIKFTKVG, from the coding sequence GTGAGCACAACATACATTGCCATGACTGTGGCGATTTTAATGGGGATCGGGCTATTAGTAGGAATTGGAGCGCTTAGTTTACTATCTGGTGCCCTGAACTTTCTTTTTGTAAGGCCGAAGATTGAAATCCTAAAATCAACTTTAGGTGACAATGGTTTTGCATTCGCTTTCAAATGGGATCAGGATGCTGAACCGGTAAAATTCGACCGCGTTCGCGTTCACTTATTCAACCCGTTTGGATCTCCAACAGAAGTAGATATCACTCGCGAATTTGACGGATCAGACTTTGATTTCGCTCGCGATGTAGACATGGGTGAGAACCTTAAAAAAATCCTTACAGCTTCAACACTTGATAAAGCAACGATTGAAGTTGAAGTAACGGCAACAAAAGACAATGTCACTCACAAACAAACTTTTAAAGCAGTAGACTTCGTAGCAAAGAGAAACGAATCTACACAAACTGTTGAAGATGTAGCGAGCAAGTTTGTTGTAACAAAAGAAAAACCAAGATTTGAAATTCCAGAGAGAACTTTCATTTCACCTCCACTTCCAAAGACAGCTAAGCAACTTAAGATGGCGACGAATCCAATGTTCGCTGGAGAGTTTGCTGGTGCAGCTGCTGGTGGTGGTGCGGCCGCTCCTGCTGTTGAGAACTTTTCGATTTCAAAAGTATGGATTGAGCCAGGGTGTATCGTTTGTGACGCTTGTGAAGCAATCTTCCCGGAAGTTTTCGAAGTCACAGATTCAACTTGTATCATCCGCCCAGGTGCTCCTTTGAACGATGGATTAAAAGTTCAGGAAGCTGCTGAAGCTTGTCCGGTTGAAGTTATCAAGTTTACGAAGGTAGGTTAA
- the rbfA gene encoding 30S ribosome-binding factor RbfA — protein MAKKTNNFKKEKYEERLLNEINGLLRSSISDARLQRVSITKVELSPDYGYATVSWDTYDSGTRGDAKKALDSATGRIRSELAKVLEVRHVPAISFIYDNQFEEEKKIMDLLKKEQDDSDE, from the coding sequence ATGGCAAAAAAAACGAACAATTTTAAAAAAGAAAAATACGAAGAAAGGCTGTTGAATGAAATCAACGGCCTTCTTCGTAGCTCTATTAGTGATGCAAGATTGCAAAGAGTCTCTATTACAAAAGTTGAGCTCTCTCCTGATTATGGCTATGCTACTGTTTCATGGGACACTTATGATTCAGGGACGCGTGGAGATGCAAAAAAAGCACTTGATTCTGCGACTGGAAGAATTAGATCAGAGCTGGCAAAAGTCTTAGAAGTCAGACACGTACCAGCGATTTCTTTTATCTACGACAATCAGTTTGAAGAAGAAAAGAAGATTATGGATCTTCTAAAAAAAGAACAAGACGATTCAGACGAATAA
- the nusA gene encoding transcription termination factor NusA — protein MNFSELGRMIETLGKDRGIDKRVVVRAIEQAFLVTARKKFGIQGEYETRYNDADDEIEIYQYKNVVESVKDPIIEITLKDAKNLDSEVEVGDQLGIRIENPNFTRVDVQTARQIIFQKVRDAEREILFSDFKHREGELVTGIARRYERGNVIVDLGKSDAILSRKEIIPGENFKTGDRIQAYLSEVVMTNRGPEIRLSRTSPMYLVKLFEVEVPEILDGNIEIKSAAREPGQRAKIAVYTADREIDPVGACVGMKGSRVQNVVNELQGEKIDIVRWNSDIETFARAALAPSEISNIQVDHANYSMDVVVEEDQLSLAIGRRGQNVRLAAMLTGYKINIISKTKLQEKIKKAVESLMQIVSVSDARAQMMVQNGIMSIADLSAMDAETLAGILSGNEADAKQILKDTHDAIEKGTISLEDDEEELISASAVPAYKGLLDKHKEVSADGKDKFSEAERRLREELAAFKLK, from the coding sequence ATGAATTTTTCAGAATTAGGCAGAATGATTGAAACTCTAGGAAAGGACCGTGGGATCGATAAGCGCGTTGTAGTGCGTGCTATTGAACAGGCCTTCTTAGTAACAGCTAGAAAGAAATTTGGAATTCAAGGTGAATACGAAACTCGTTATAACGACGCAGACGACGAAATTGAAATCTATCAATACAAAAACGTAGTTGAATCTGTAAAAGATCCAATTATCGAAATCACTCTAAAAGACGCTAAGAACTTAGACAGCGAAGTAGAAGTTGGTGACCAGTTAGGGATCAGAATTGAAAATCCTAACTTTACACGCGTTGACGTTCAGACAGCTCGTCAGATCATCTTCCAAAAAGTAAGAGATGCTGAAAGAGAAATCCTATTCTCTGATTTCAAACACAGAGAAGGTGAACTAGTTACTGGTATCGCTAGAAGATATGAAAGAGGAAACGTTATCGTTGACCTTGGAAAGTCTGATGCCATTTTATCAAGAAAAGAAATCATTCCTGGTGAAAACTTCAAAACTGGGGATAGAATCCAGGCTTACTTATCAGAAGTAGTCATGACTAACAGAGGGCCGGAAATCCGTCTTTCTCGTACGTCTCCAATGTACTTAGTAAAACTATTTGAAGTTGAAGTTCCAGAAATCCTGGATGGAAACATCGAAATTAAATCAGCGGCAAGAGAGCCAGGTCAACGTGCGAAAATCGCCGTGTACACAGCGGACAGAGAAATCGATCCGGTTGGAGCTTGTGTTGGTATGAAAGGGTCTCGTGTACAAAACGTTGTAAATGAACTTCAAGGTGAAAAAATCGATATCGTTCGTTGGAACTCGGATATTGAAACTTTTGCAAGAGCAGCACTTGCTCCTTCTGAAATTTCAAACATCCAGGTTGACCACGCTAACTACTCAATGGACGTTGTTGTTGAAGAAGACCAACTATCACTAGCTATCGGAAGACGTGGACAAAACGTTCGTCTGGCGGCGATGTTAACTGGGTACAAAATCAACATTATTTCTAAAACGAAACTTCAAGAGAAGATTAAAAAGGCCGTTGAAAGTCTTATGCAGATTGTTTCTGTTTCAGACGCCCGCGCTCAAATGATGGTTCAAAACGGAATCATGTCGATTGCTGATCTTTCAGCAATGGATGCAGAGACTCTAGCTGGAATCCTAAGTGGAAACGAAGCAGATGCTAAGCAAATCCTAAAAGATACACATGACGCTATCGAAAAAGGAACTATCAGCCTTGAGGACGATGAAGAGGAATTAATTTCAGCTTCAGCTGTTCCAGCTTATAAAGGTCTCCTTGATAAGCATAAGGAAGTATCGGCCGATGGAAAGGATAAGTTCTCTGAAGCAGAAAGACGCTTAAGAGAAGAACTAGCAGCTTTCAAACTGAAGTAA